In Paenibacillus sp. FSL R7-0345, a single window of DNA contains:
- a CDS encoding SDR family NAD(P)-dependent oxidoreductase, with the protein MTALQGKVALVTGGSRGAGRGIAIELARAGAFVYITGRSTGIQQASQLNGTLDTVHKEILESGGEAAIIRCDHTNDQETEQAIRQIAEEKGRLDILVNNVWGGNQLPISNEPFWEQPPAHWDNMFDAGVRAQLMTNYYAVPLMRRTKESGGLIIHTTFWDRDNYTGNLYYDLAKNALIRMAYGLSIELAADGITVVPLSPGWMRTELVLEAFGTDEEHWQQVEELKNTESTSYVGRAAVALAADADKLALSGITQQVGALAEKYGFTDSDGRRIPVFQLTE; encoded by the coding sequence ATGACAGCACTGCAAGGAAAAGTGGCACTGGTTACTGGCGGAAGCAGAGGGGCAGGACGGGGAATCGCCATCGAGCTGGCCCGGGCGGGCGCGTTTGTTTATATCACCGGCAGAAGCACGGGAATTCAGCAGGCCAGCCAGCTTAATGGGACATTAGATACGGTTCACAAAGAGATTCTGGAGAGCGGCGGTGAGGCGGCCATTATCCGCTGCGACCATACCAACGATCAGGAAACGGAGCAAGCAATCCGCCAGATTGCTGAAGAAAAAGGCAGGCTGGACATCCTGGTCAACAATGTCTGGGGCGGCAATCAGCTTCCGATCAGCAACGAGCCGTTCTGGGAGCAGCCGCCGGCGCACTGGGACAATATGTTTGATGCCGGGGTCAGAGCACAGCTGATGACGAACTATTATGCGGTTCCGCTGATGCGCAGGACTAAGGAGAGCGGCGGGCTGATTATCCATACCACCTTTTGGGACAGAGATAATTATACCGGTAATTTGTATTATGACCTGGCCAAAAATGCACTGATCCGCATGGCTTACGGTTTGTCTATCGAGCTTGCAGCTGACGGCATTACGGTCGTGCCGCTGTCGCCGGGCTGGATGCGGACTGAGCTGGTGCTGGAGGCCTTCGGGACGGATGAGGAGCACTGGCAGCAGGTAGAGGAACTGAAGAACACTGAATCGACGTCTTATGTCGGCCGCGCTGCTGTGGCGCTGGCCGCAGATGCTGACAAGCTGGCGCTCTCGGGAATAACCCAGCA
- a CDS encoding YafY family protein — MRADRLLSIVLLLQARGKLSSRELAGLLEVSERTVMRDMEALSASGIPVLAERGRDGGWLLPEGYRTTLTGMKPREIGSLLLTADTAVIEALGIQEDFSAAVRKLEAAAAVRPQDSPLQLLTQRIHIDGAGWHPSGEAYPHLALLQEALWTDQKVAMVYSNNGEHKERLIAPLGLVAKRGVWYVAAQCGGEMRTYRVSRITEARMTGEAFIRPAGFDLAHYWEESTASFKAALPRYPVTLLLSSSGLNDLQRERYVTILTVQQSSRADWVEVQAEFNTLESACKIILSLGQTAMVAEPRELLDRLITALRETCVLYEKVTQNYPSGEMEF, encoded by the coding sequence ATGAGGGCAGACCGTTTATTATCCATCGTGCTTCTTCTGCAGGCCCGCGGCAAGCTCAGCTCCCGCGAGCTGGCCGGACTGCTTGAGGTTTCCGAAAGAACCGTTATGCGTGACATGGAGGCGCTTAGTGCCTCAGGAATACCGGTCTTAGCTGAAAGAGGCCGTGACGGCGGCTGGTTGCTTCCTGAAGGCTACAGAACGACTTTAACCGGCATGAAGCCCCGGGAGATCGGTTCACTGCTCCTGACTGCGGACACTGCCGTTATAGAGGCACTGGGGATACAGGAGGACTTTTCTGCTGCTGTCCGCAAGCTGGAAGCGGCGGCGGCAGTGAGGCCGCAGGATTCCCCGCTGCAGCTGCTTACTCAGCGCATTCATATCGACGGTGCAGGCTGGCACCCTTCCGGCGAAGCCTACCCTCACCTTGCCCTGCTGCAGGAAGCGTTATGGACAGACCAAAAGGTCGCTATGGTCTACAGCAACAATGGTGAGCATAAGGAGCGGCTGATTGCGCCGCTTGGTCTGGTAGCCAAACGCGGTGTCTGGTATGTTGCTGCCCAATGCGGGGGAGAGATGCGGACCTACAGGGTCTCGCGCATAACAGAGGCCCGCATGACCGGCGAAGCTTTTATCCGGCCGGCAGGATTTGACCTGGCACACTACTGGGAGGAGTCCACCGCTTCTTTCAAGGCAGCCCTGCCCCGTTATCCTGTTACCCTGCTGCTTAGCAGCTCCGGCCTGAACGATCTTCAGCGGGAGCGTTACGTTACCATCCTTACAGTGCAGCAGTCCTCCAGAGCAGACTGGGTAGAGGTTCAGGCAGAGTTCAACACCCTGGAATCTGCCTGCAAAATAATCTTGTCTTTGGGGCAGACAGCTATGGTGGCTGAACCCCGGGAACTGCTCGACAGGCTGATAACCGCTTTGCGGGAGACCTGTGTTTTATATGAAAAGGTTACGCAAAACTATCCATCCGGGGAAATGGAATTTTGA
- a CDS encoding methyl-accepting chemotaxis protein translates to MDWMTKLPLKQRIVAGCYLVAALFAVPVLITLVIMGKIILGIILIAALAGLTYPLARFVERTLTSSFDEFSNVTHTIAKGDFTSRADESGSMGEVSRSFNIMIDKLKKILTEASQITRHVMDASRGIEDKNHSLKIVMAQVASSSNELAVGANEISADIADMTESIKDIETKVANYTHSTKEMNKRSIHTLELVEQGRLSVDTQAEGMRKNIEATNKVADTVEALSQNARGISMIAKTINEIAEQTNLLSLNASIEAARAGEHGRGFAVVAQEVRKLAEESTASTKEVFSLIRSIESDIKQAVENIAINEEVVQVQNELIVETAHIFSQIVQSVQYITEQISSFSQESDLMLESALKISGAIENISAITQQTAAGTEEVSAAMNEQINALQSVADETDKMTQAVFQLQKTIHIFKF, encoded by the coding sequence ATGGATTGGATGACCAAGCTTCCATTAAAGCAGAGAATTGTAGCCGGCTGTTATCTTGTCGCCGCTTTGTTCGCTGTTCCGGTTTTGATTACATTGGTAATCATGGGCAAAATCATTCTCGGCATTATTCTTATTGCAGCACTTGCCGGACTTACTTATCCTCTGGCACGTTTTGTCGAGAGAACGCTTACATCTTCTTTTGACGAGTTCTCCAATGTTACCCACACTATTGCCAAAGGCGATTTTACAAGCCGCGCGGATGAAAGCGGGTCAATGGGTGAAGTAAGCCGCTCCTTCAACATTATGATCGACAAGCTCAAGAAAATTTTGACCGAAGCCTCACAGATCACCCGCCATGTTATGGATGCCAGCAGAGGGATTGAAGACAAGAACCACAGCCTCAAAATCGTAATGGCCCAGGTTGCCTCCTCCTCCAATGAACTGGCTGTCGGTGCCAACGAAATTTCGGCAGATATCGCCGACATGACGGAATCGATCAAGGACATTGAGACCAAAGTAGCCAACTATACGCATTCCACCAAAGAAATGAATAAGCGCTCTATACATACGCTCGAACTGGTTGAACAAGGACGGCTGTCGGTAGATACCCAGGCTGAAGGCATGCGCAAAAATATCGAAGCTACGAACAAGGTCGCGGATACGGTTGAGGCCCTCTCGCAGAATGCCCGCGGCATTTCCATGATTGCCAAAACCATCAATGAAATCGCAGAACAGACCAATCTGCTGTCCTTGAATGCTTCGATTGAGGCAGCACGCGCCGGTGAGCACGGCCGCGGCTTTGCCGTGGTCGCCCAGGAGGTGCGCAAGCTGGCCGAGGAATCGACAGCATCCACCAAAGAAGTATTCAGCCTGATCCGCAGCATCGAATCCGATATCAAGCAGGCTGTGGAGAATATCGCCATCAATGAAGAAGTTGTACAGGTGCAAAATGAGCTGATCGTAGAGACTGCCCACATCTTCTCGCAGATTGTACAAAGCGTCCAATACATAACGGAGCAGATCTCCTCCTTCTCGCAGGAAAGTGACCTGATGCTGGAGAGCGCACTCAAAATATCCGGCGCCATCGAGAATATATCCGCGATTACCCAGCAGACAGCAGCCGGCACCGAGGAAGTATCCGCGGCAATGAACGAACAGATCAACGCCCTGCAGTCTGTAGCCGATGAAACCGATAAAATGACCCAGGCAGTGTTCCAGCTGCAGAAAACTATCCATATTTTCAAATTCTAA
- a CDS encoding thiamine pyrophosphate-binding protein, whose translation MEHLKTVADYMAEALRSLGVTHSFGIIGKSICPIALKMVDYGIEFIPSRHESSSGFEAAGYALKTGGLGVAFGTSGPGGTNLLTAAAHAKANNLPVLFITGHQSIKELGIPQCQDSSSYLADLADMFRPATLFSKLVERGDHFSTIFNHAISIALSGKRGPVHLCIPFDVQTEMLEECRIVIPEHEKLVSIGNFERVIAAINESSRPLIIAGKGINRSGTHQELVQLAETFNIPVVTSPGGKGAIAWDHPLYHGPVGVGGCKHGDDLLNNSDLYIVLGSRLSDMTICNLKAENHPAKLIQFDSDPTFVGKILQSQTISVSGDLRDNLSYYLEKIDRDTVVRHEITVEANYRDELPELPKLSIASVLSTLSDQIPYNSSVFVDDGSHGFHAVKWYNVKKPGSFIFDAYFACMGNSIGMSIGAKAAAPDETVFCITGDGCFMMLGAEINTAVCKDLPVIFIVVNNMQLDMALKGMEKTTGRIDGTLFEVPMDAAKFGESLGAVGFKCETAEQFAAAIEDAVALNKVAVIELLTDRDEMPPTAHRVLNL comes from the coding sequence GTGGAGCATTTGAAAACAGTCGCAGATTATATGGCAGAGGCGCTTCGCAGCCTCGGCGTTACACATTCCTTTGGTATTATCGGCAAATCTATTTGTCCTATAGCTCTTAAGATGGTTGATTACGGCATCGAATTTATTCCGAGCAGACATGAGTCCAGCTCCGGCTTCGAAGCCGCCGGCTATGCACTCAAAACCGGAGGACTCGGAGTTGCCTTCGGTACATCAGGTCCCGGAGGCACTAACCTGCTCACCGCAGCAGCACATGCCAAAGCCAATAATCTTCCTGTCCTCTTCATTACTGGACACCAGTCGATTAAAGAGCTGGGAATTCCGCAGTGCCAGGATTCCTCTTCATATCTCGCTGATCTGGCGGATATGTTCAGACCCGCTACGCTCTTCAGCAAGCTGGTAGAGCGCGGTGATCATTTCAGCACTATTTTTAATCATGCCATTTCTATTGCCCTTAGCGGCAAACGCGGTCCGGTGCATCTGTGCATTCCATTTGATGTCCAGACAGAAATGCTCGAAGAATGCCGGATTGTTATTCCTGAACACGAGAAGCTGGTCAGCATCGGTAATTTTGAACGCGTAATTGCAGCAATCAACGAATCTTCGCGTCCGCTGATCATTGCGGGTAAAGGTATAAACCGCTCCGGTACCCACCAGGAGCTGGTACAACTGGCTGAAACCTTCAACATTCCTGTCGTCACCAGTCCTGGAGGAAAAGGCGCCATCGCCTGGGATCACCCGCTGTATCACGGTCCGGTAGGTGTAGGCGGCTGCAAGCACGGGGATGACCTGCTGAACAACAGTGATCTGTATATTGTGCTTGGTTCCCGTCTGAGTGATATGACGATCTGCAACCTCAAAGCAGAGAATCATCCGGCCAAGCTGATCCAGTTCGATTCCGACCCTACCTTTGTCGGCAAGATTCTTCAATCGCAGACCATATCGGTCAGCGGGGACTTGCGTGACAATCTGAGCTATTACCTGGAGAAGATCGACAGAGATACGGTTGTCAGACATGAAATAACAGTAGAAGCTAATTACCGGGACGAGCTGCCAGAGCTGCCTAAGCTCTCCATCGCTTCAGTCCTGAGCACTTTAAGCGATCAGATTCCTTATAACAGCTCGGTATTTGTAGATGACGGCAGCCACGGCTTCCATGCTGTGAAATGGTACAACGTCAAGAAGCCGGGAAGCTTTATCTTTGATGCCTACTTTGCCTGCATGGGCAACTCCATCGGCATGTCAATCGGGGCCAAGGCTGCCGCCCCTGACGAAACTGTCTTCTGCATTACCGGTGATGGCTGCTTCATGATGCTTGGTGCTGAAATTAACACCGCTGTGTGCAAGGACCTTCCGGTTATTTTCATCGTGGTCAACAACATGCAGCTTGATATGGCCCTTAAAGGCATGGAGAAGACAACCGGCAGAATCGACGGCACCCTCTTCGAGGTTCCGATGGATGCAGCGAAATTCGGTGAATCCCTTGGAGCTGTAGGCTTCAAGTGTGAAACGGCGGAACAATTCGCGGCAGCTATTGAAGATGCGGTAGCCTTGAACAAAGTAGCCGTAATCGAGCTGCTCACTGACCGTGACGAGATGCCTCCGACAGCGCACCGTGTATTGAATCTTTAA
- a CDS encoding carboxymuconolactone decarboxylase family protein: MESSVNSGLKHFTNLSGDYGNKQLAPIKEHFPELAEYIMGNAYGDIFQRTTIGADWKEIAVISALITMGQYEQLGVHYVMALRVGMTVDQIKGILLHLVPAIGAPRIISAFNVLLATLEEIK; the protein is encoded by the coding sequence GTGGAAAGTTCAGTGAACAGCGGACTTAAGCATTTTACCAATCTGTCCGGGGATTATGGCAATAAACAGCTGGCGCCGATCAAAGAGCATTTTCCGGAGCTGGCTGAATATATTATGGGCAATGCCTATGGCGATATTTTTCAGCGGACCACAATCGGTGCCGACTGGAAGGAAATTGCTGTCATCTCGGCCCTGATTACGATGGGCCAATATGAACAGCTGGGTGTTCATTATGTAATGGCACTGCGTGTCGGCATGACGGTCGACCAGATTAAGGGCATTCTGCTGCACCTGGTACCGGCAATCGGCGCTCCGCGGATAATCTCGGCTTTTAATGTATTGCTTGCTACTCTGGAAGAAATCAAGTAA
- the glpK gene encoding glycerol kinase GlpK — MILSLDQGTTSSRAILFNLDAGMVAQGQYEIRQSFPRPGWVEHDPEQIWESQLAAARDAIQASGAAAADITAIGITNQRETALIWDRQTGEPIYPAIVWQDRRTAQQCEEIKRLGLDREIADKTGLVVDAYFSATKLAWILDHVPGARDRAEHGELLAGTIDSWLIWKLTGGAVHATDVTNASRTMLFNLHERSWDDQLVQELRIPRAILPEIRMSGGDFGTADARWFGAEIPIRSVLGDQQAALFGHTCLEAGSAKNTYGTGCFILMNTGTEAVVSKHGLLTTVAWGMGDELYFALEGSVFVAGAAVQWLHEGLGLIEGPADSEQRAAEVEDSEGVVVVPAFTGLGAPYWDMYARGAVFGLTRGTTAGHLVRATLEALAFQSRDVIGAMEKDAGMPLTGLRVDGGAVRNDLLMQFQADILGSTVTRTTYAETTALGAALLAGLTSGVWSREQLESFNKAERDFMPRMDGEEREHRYSVWKDAVERTMGWEKHEARH; from the coding sequence ATGATTTTATCATTGGATCAAGGGACTACGAGCTCCCGGGCTATACTGTTCAATCTGGACGCAGGGATGGTTGCCCAGGGGCAGTATGAAATCAGACAGTCCTTTCCCCGCCCCGGCTGGGTAGAGCATGATCCGGAGCAGATCTGGGAAAGCCAGCTGGCTGCAGCCAGAGATGCTATTCAGGCCAGCGGGGCAGCTGCAGCGGATATTACGGCAATCGGTATTACTAACCAGCGTGAAACCGCCCTGATCTGGGACCGGCAGACGGGAGAGCCGATTTATCCGGCTATTGTATGGCAGGACCGGCGGACCGCACAGCAGTGTGAGGAAATCAAGCGCCTGGGCCTGGACCGGGAGATTGCGGACAAGACGGGACTGGTTGTGGATGCCTACTTCTCTGCCACCAAGCTGGCCTGGATTCTCGATCATGTGCCGGGCGCAAGGGACCGTGCAGAGCACGGGGAGCTGCTGGCAGGGACGATTGACAGCTGGCTTATCTGGAAGCTCACAGGCGGCGCTGTGCACGCTACAGACGTGACTAATGCCTCACGGACCATGCTGTTTAACCTGCATGAACGCAGTTGGGACGACCAGCTTGTGCAGGAGCTGCGCATTCCGCGTGCCATCCTGCCGGAAATCCGGATGTCTGGCGGTGACTTTGGTACAGCGGATGCCCGCTGGTTCGGTGCGGAGATTCCGATCCGCTCTGTACTCGGTGACCAGCAGGCAGCGCTGTTCGGCCATACATGCCTTGAAGCAGGCAGTGCCAAAAATACTTACGGTACCGGCTGCTTCATTCTTATGAACACAGGAACAGAAGCGGTCGTCTCCAAACACGGCCTGCTGACAACCGTTGCCTGGGGTATGGGGGACGAGCTGTATTTTGCGCTTGAAGGCAGCGTCTTTGTTGCCGGAGCGGCAGTACAATGGCTGCATGAAGGGCTTGGCCTGATTGAAGGACCGGCTGACTCCGAGCAGCGGGCTGCAGAAGTAGAAGATAGTGAAGGTGTGGTTGTGGTGCCGGCCTTCACGGGTCTTGGTGCTCCGTACTGGGATATGTATGCCCGCGGGGCTGTCTTTGGCCTGACCCGGGGGACAACGGCGGGACACCTGGTCCGGGCAACATTGGAAGCGTTGGCCTTCCAGTCCCGTGACGTCATTGGCGCAATGGAGAAGGATGCCGGCATGCCCCTGACCGGGCTGCGTGTAGACGGCGGTGCTGTCCGTAACGACCTGCTGATGCAGTTCCAGGCAGATATCCTCGGCAGTACTGTGACCCGTACGACCTATGCGGAGACAACGGCGCTCGGCGCTGCACTGCTGGCCGGATTAACTTCCGGAGTCTGGTCAAGAGAGCAGCTGGAGAGCTTTAATAAAGCCGAGCGGGACTTTATGCCCCGGATGGACGGAGAAGAGCGGGAACACCGCTATAGCGTGTGGAAGGATGCTGTAGAACGGACTATGGGCTGGGAGAAGCATGAGGCACGGCATTAG
- a CDS encoding ATP-binding protein gives MNFWRSLVGKLWATIICLVAVVLITVGLFLLPYIDSNFANSGAIKRLFTYACMIGFSLTTFFALFLFTKITQPMQQVIEAANNIRRGQYGTRLTLRTSDEIGQLATSFNHMAAELEENIRSLNHEKGHLSSVLRSMTDPVITFDNEGQVILTNPHGQKLLETWSDLNLEHQEEGDGGPGAEQAVFSAVPVPLRPLLMDTLSQGGDQRANVHVRQGVWSVHMAPLYSEDHIRGAVAVLRDVTEEVKLEKMRRDFVANVSHEIRTPLSMMQGYSEALLDGMADSPEERNELVQVIHDESLRMGRLVKDLLDLARMEAGHTDMMMGEVDMGELLDRIYRKFSVRAKERDILLELQRPDGLLLLKSADMDKLEQVLTNLLDNAFRHTPADKQISIITGSIVLEGRRYLEIAIRDQGAGIHPDDLPYIFERFYKADKARVRGESGGTGLGLAIVKNIVESHHGQIFAASRLGEGTIFTLRLPVEKQ, from the coding sequence GTGAACTTCTGGAGAAGCCTTGTCGGCAAGCTGTGGGCTACGATTATCTGCCTTGTTGCTGTCGTACTCATAACTGTAGGGCTGTTTCTGCTCCCTTATATCGACAGTAACTTCGCCAATTCCGGGGCGATCAAACGTTTATTTACGTATGCCTGTATGATCGGGTTCTCATTGACAACGTTTTTTGCGTTGTTCCTGTTCACCAAAATCACACAGCCGATGCAGCAGGTCATTGAAGCGGCTAACAATATCCGCCGCGGGCAATACGGCACAAGGCTGACGCTCCGCACCAGTGATGAAATCGGCCAGCTGGCTACCTCATTTAATCATATGGCGGCAGAGCTGGAAGAGAATATCCGCAGCCTGAATCATGAAAAGGGGCATCTGTCCAGCGTATTGCGCAGTATGACCGATCCTGTGATTACCTTTGATAATGAAGGACAGGTTATCCTCACGAATCCGCACGGGCAGAAGCTGCTGGAAACCTGGAGCGATTTGAACCTGGAGCATCAGGAGGAGGGCGACGGCGGGCCTGGAGCGGAACAGGCCGTCTTCAGCGCAGTTCCGGTTCCCCTGCGGCCATTACTCATGGATACGCTCAGTCAAGGCGGGGATCAGCGTGCCAATGTGCATGTCCGCCAGGGCGTATGGTCTGTACATATGGCCCCGCTCTATTCTGAGGATCACATCCGTGGGGCCGTAGCTGTACTCAGGGATGTAACGGAGGAAGTAAAGCTTGAGAAGATGCGCCGTGACTTTGTGGCAAATGTATCGCATGAGATCCGCACGCCGCTCTCCATGATGCAGGGCTACAGTGAAGCGCTGCTGGACGGCATGGCCGATTCCCCTGAGGAGCGAAATGAGCTGGTTCAGGTCATTCATGATGAATCACTGCGGATGGGGCGGCTGGTCAAGGATCTGCTTGATCTGGCGCGGATGGAAGCCGGGCATACGGACATGATGATGGGCGAGGTGGATATGGGCGAGCTGCTCGACCGGATCTACCGCAAATTCTCTGTCCGTGCCAAGGAACGTGACATTTTACTTGAACTGCAGAGACCTGATGGACTGCTGCTGCTGAAGTCCGCAGACATGGATAAGCTGGAGCAGGTGCTGACGAATCTGCTGGACAATGCGTTCCGGCATACGCCGGCGGACAAGCAGATTTCGATCATTACCGGTTCTATTGTGCTTGAAGGCCGCCGTTACTTGGAAATTGCAATCCGTGACCAGGGAGCGGGAATTCATCCGGATGACCTGCCTTACATCTTTGAACGCTTTTACAAGGCCGATAAGGCCCGTGTACGCGGTGAATCCGGCGGCACCGGACTTGGACTGGCCATTGTCAAAAATATCGTCGAATCACACCATGGACAGATTTTTGCTGCCAGCAGGCTTGGCGAAGGCACGATCTTTACGCTACGGCTTCCTGTCGAAAAACAGTAA
- a CDS encoding response regulator transcription factor, with product MAEHLNRILVVDDEERIRRLLKMYLEKEGYEIDEAEDGEMALRKATANDYGLILLDVMLPGIDGIEVLTRLRGVKSTPVLMLTAKGEEINRVQGFEMGADDYVVKPFSPREVIYRVKAIMRRSSATAFLSKESNSSNNIVFPHLIIEHDAHRVTAGGQEVSLTPKEYELLHYLAISPDKVFSREELLKDVWNYEFFGDLRTVDTHVKRLREKLNKVSPESAAMITTVWGVGYKLEVPK from the coding sequence ATGGCTGAGCATCTGAATAGAATTCTGGTGGTGGATGACGAGGAGCGCATTCGCCGCCTGCTAAAAATGTATCTTGAAAAAGAAGGCTATGAAATCGACGAGGCGGAAGACGGCGAAATGGCTCTGCGCAAAGCTACAGCTAATGATTACGGCCTGATCCTGCTGGATGTGATGCTGCCTGGAATCGACGGGATCGAGGTGCTGACCAGACTTAGAGGCGTCAAATCCACACCTGTTCTGATGCTGACTGCCAAGGGCGAAGAAATCAACCGTGTACAGGGCTTTGAAATGGGAGCTGACGATTATGTGGTTAAGCCGTTCAGTCCGCGTGAGGTGATTTATCGGGTTAAGGCGATTATGCGCCGTTCCTCGGCGACTGCCTTTTTATCCAAAGAGAGCAACTCCAGCAACAATATTGTGTTTCCGCATCTGATTATTGAGCATGATGCCCACCGTGTAACGGCCGGCGGACAGGAAGTAAGCCTGACTCCAAAGGAATATGAATTGCTTCATTATCTGGCCATTTCGCCTGATAAGGTATTCTCCCGCGAGGAGCTGCTCAAGGATGTATGGAATTACGAGTTCTTCGGAGATTTACGTACCGTGGACACACATGTGAAAAGACTCCGCGAGAAACTGAATAAAGTATCACCGGAATCGGCAGCAATGATCACCACCGTATGGGGAGTAGGCTACAAGCTTGAGGTACCCAAATAG
- the ccsA gene encoding cytochrome c biogenesis protein CcsA: MSLLDFSSDVFIVAFFLYSGAFMLFTIAIMGRRWSGRKPEEHTARFGRIAFIASSLGLLCHLAYFITRWMGSGHIPVSNMYEFMTFLSMMIMVAFTVIFAIYRKIILGVFAVPISIIVMAYAAVFPQEVQPLIPSLKSIYLNIHVTLAALGESFFAVGFAAGLMYLLRTVDFNSKAREDRKQQRLVEFTLFSIIVIIGFLGSVFAFRGAGYESVFVRSNVTIDSAVQGDSTIETVSYKMPPIVAPYQSETERFQPFLGLTEPLFEAPSWMNGVNAGRKFNTVIWSLLSGLVLYLILRLIVRKPLGKAIHPVMDGIDENDLDEITYRAIAIGFPIFTLGALIFAMIWAQIAWGRFWGWDPKEVWALVTWLFYSAYLHLRLARGWQGRRSAWLAVLGFLVVMFTLVGVNLVIAGLHSYAGTD; the protein is encoded by the coding sequence ATGAGCCTGCTTGATTTCAGCAGTGATGTGTTTATTGTTGCCTTCTTTTTGTACAGCGGTGCTTTTATGCTGTTCACGATTGCTATTATGGGGCGCCGCTGGTCCGGCCGCAAGCCGGAGGAGCATACTGCCCGTTTTGGCAGGATTGCGTTTATCGCCTCATCACTCGGGCTTCTCTGCCATCTCGCTTATTTCATAACCCGCTGGATGGGTTCAGGCCATATTCCGGTCAGCAATATGTATGAGTTCATGACTTTCTTATCGATGATGATTATGGTGGCCTTCACTGTAATATTTGCCATCTACCGCAAAATTATTCTCGGCGTCTTTGCGGTTCCGATTTCAATCATAGTGATGGCTTACGCGGCGGTATTCCCGCAGGAGGTCCAGCCGCTGATTCCTTCGCTGAAATCCATCTACCTGAATATCCATGTCACGCTTGCGGCGCTTGGAGAATCCTTCTTCGCTGTCGGCTTTGCGGCAGGGCTAATGTACCTGCTGCGCACAGTGGATTTTAACAGTAAGGCGCGCGAGGACCGCAAACAGCAGCGGCTGGTTGAATTTACTCTCTTCTCAATCATTGTTATAATTGGGTTTCTCGGCAGTGTATTTGCCTTCCGCGGAGCCGGGTATGAATCTGTTTTTGTCCGCAGCAACGTAACGATTGACAGCGCAGTGCAGGGAGATAGTACAATAGAGACGGTGAGCTATAAAATGCCGCCTATTGTGGCACCCTACCAGAGCGAAACAGAGCGTTTCCAGCCTTTTCTCGGCTTAACGGAGCCGTTGTTTGAAGCGCCCTCCTGGATGAATGGTGTAAACGCCGGACGGAAGTTCAATACCGTAATCTGGTCGCTTTTATCCGGCCTGGTCTTATATCTCATACTCCGGCTGATCGTGCGCAAGCCGCTGGGCAAGGCCATTCATCCGGTAATGGATGGAATTGACGAAAATGACCTGGATGAGATTACGTACAGGGCCATCGCCATCGGCTTTCCGATTTTTACGCTGGGGGCATTGATCTTTGCCATGATCTGGGCGCAGATTGCCTGGGGACGGTTCTGGGGCTGGGACCCTAAGGAGGTCTGGGCGCTGGTAACCTGGCTGTTTTACAGTGCTTATCTGCATTTGCGGCTGGCGCGCGGATGGCAGGGACGCAGGTCGGCGTGGCTGGCCGTGCTGGGCTTTCTGGTAGTCATGTTCACCCTGGTAGGCGTAAATCTGGTGATTGCCGGACTTCATTCCTATGCGGGGACGGACTAA